A single genomic interval of Thermoanaerobaculia bacterium harbors:
- a CDS encoding serine hydrolase translates to MPESLAAVSRGQALRACRTRARVDAAGFAAGHLLYPELELGAAYDKAKQAEPFDPLGMTSTTFDYARAQAGNQARPHAPDIDGKTAPAVMELHYAVIPVRPAGAAWANVRDMLRQVQMEVDEGMLPGGQRYIARDPLLARREKQVPLGNDAIYGMGLMVETTYDVPVVHHGGDRIGHHSDMIWLPEQKVGAVVLTSGDPGWTLRTQFRRKLLEVLLDGRAEAGAQVEASAKAYYDSLASEGKRTPVARDAQHEHVCEER, encoded by the coding sequence CTGCCCGAGTCCCTCGCGGCGGTATCACGTGGGCAGGCGCTTCGTGCCTGTCGCACCCGCGCCCGGGTTGACGCCGCCGGCTTCGCCGCGGGCCACCTGCTCTACCCCGAGCTCGAGCTGGGCGCCGCCTACGACAAGGCCAAGCAGGCCGAGCCGTTCGATCCGCTCGGCATGACGTCGACGACCTTCGACTACGCGCGCGCCCAGGCCGGAAATCAGGCCCGACCGCACGCGCCGGACATCGACGGCAAGACCGCGCCGGCAGTGATGGAGCTCCACTACGCGGTGATCCCGGTCCGCCCGGCCGGCGCGGCGTGGGCCAACGTGCGCGACATGCTGCGCCAGGTGCAGATGGAAGTCGACGAGGGAATGCTGCCGGGCGGGCAACGCTACATCGCGCGCGATCCGCTGCTCGCGCGGCGCGAGAAACAGGTGCCGCTGGGCAACGATGCGATCTACGGCATGGGCCTCATGGTCGAGACGACCTACGACGTGCCGGTGGTGCACCACGGCGGCGACAGGATCGGGCACCACAGCGACATGATCTGGCTTCCAGAGCAGAAGGTCGGCGCCGTGGTGCTTACCAGCGGCGATCCGGGCTGGACGTTGCGCACCCAGTTCCGGCGCAAGCTCCTCGAGGTCCTCTTGGACGGACGCGCCGAGGCCGGAGCACAAGTCGAAGCGAGCGCCAAGGCCTATTACGACAGCCTCGCCTCGGAGGGCAAGCGCACGCCCGTGGCGCGCGATGCGCAGCACGAGCACGTCTGCGAGGAGCGCTAG